The Candidatus Eremiobacteraceae bacterium genome segment TGCAACGCGATCTGGCCTGCCGGAGATTCTGGCAGAACGCTCTTGACCGTCACCGCGCCGCCGCGCAAGATGAGCCACGCGCCGCTGCGATCGTATGTGAAGCGGCGCGCATCCGGCACGGGGGTCAGCGTGAGTTGCCCGACCGGCTCGTCGAACAACAGGCTGAAATCGTCCAGAAACCCGTTGCCCAGATACCCGGTCGCCGCCGTGCGGTTGTCTGCGGCGAAGACGCCCACCAGCGGGCGGTCGAGCACGATCATACCGAGCGAGAGCGATGCCGCGCGCCCCGTCACGCCGGACAGCTGGCCGCTCGGCAGCCAACGTCGCAACTCCGGGACCGAAGCCACGAATACGAGCTTGTTCGACTCGACGAAGTCCGACGAAACGTCCGCTTCGGCGTCTGAGCCGGTGTCGGCGACCAGTGCGGCGCTTGCGCCGCCGTTGAAGCGCACGTCCATCTGGGGTTGCCCTTTGACCATCCGCAGCGGAAAGGTGCGGGCGTTTGACGGCGGGCTCGCGCCAGCAGCGGCCTGGGCGTCGCGCAAGACGGTGATGGAACAGGGCCGATAGTCGATGCGCACCGCGTAGCGCGAAAATAGCTCCTGCCCGAGCACCCCGTCCGCCGCTTTGCCGAGATACATAAGAGAGCCCGCGGAGACGCGCGTTACGCCGGCTCTGAGCCTATTGAAACGCAACTCGCCGATCTGCAGCGTGCTCAGGTTGATCGGCACGTCTTTGGACGGCGCCGCGGCCGGATCGATCGTCGAGAACGGCGCGGATGAGTCGAGCAAGAACGTCTCGGGCTTCCCGTCGACCACCACGCTGACGAAGATGCGGTCTCCGTGCAGATCGCAGGGCACGGTGAACGAGCTGGAACCCGAGAGCCAGAGCGCCGGCGGCACAGGCGCCGGCGAGAAGCCTGTTGGGCTTGCGAAGGGCGCAGTAGTTTGGGTGATGCCGTGCGCGTCATCCGGACGCGAGATCGGATTGGGCAATGCGGTCTGAACAGGCGTCGGACTCGAAGGCGTCGGCGCTAGCTGCGGCACGAAGGACGGCGCCGCCCCATCGCCGGCGGCGGGAAGCGGGCCGAGCGACGTGAGGGCGACGATGCCGATGATCGCGATGGCCAGGGCCGCGCCGATGATGCGGAGCACGACGCTCCGGTTCGCCGCTCAACCGGCCAATCCCAGCGCTCCTAGGGGCACGGTGCGATCGTGATGTTACCTTCGCGGCTATTGACGATGACCTGCGCGCCGCCGCCGCCGACCGTCTCCGAGAGGCCATGCGGGCCTGAAAAGCTGACGTTTGCTACCGAAGGATCGAGCATGTTCACGACCGTGCCTCCCAAACTCGTCGCGACGATGCTTGCGCCGAAGCCGCCGCACACGTGGATGCGCGCCGAGCCCGAGCCCAGATTCACGCGATACGGGCCAGTGCTGACGCCGCTGACCGTCCATTCGATATCGCCGCTTTGCGAGAAGAACTGGGCGCGCTCCAGCTGGGGCCCGGACCAGATCGCTATGCGCCCGGCGCCGGTGACGACGCCGATGTTGCCCTGCGGATTGCGCACCTCGACGTTGCCCTGTGTCTGCACCCAGCCCATGCCCGCCACCGAGCGCAACGTCACGTCGTTCTCACCGATGATGATGTACGGTCCGCGCGTACGCTCCATCAGCACCGGGCTCGCGCCGGCCTGCACGTACATGAGCTCCATCCGATTGGGCACGCCGACCTCGAGATCGCTGCCTGGGTTGGTGATCGAGACGCCGTGCGGACCCTCGCGCAAGGGCAGCGCGCGCGGCGTGCAGCCGCCGGACTGTTGCTCGAACGTGCGCGAGCCATGGCGCGGATTGAACGCCTGCGGACGCGGCACGCAAAACGTTCCCATCGTTTGCGGGTTGACGTTGAAACGGTTCATCTGCACGCCGGGCGTGTTGCCGGGCACGCGGACCAGCCCGTCGGGCTCGCCAGAGTGGATCGTGATCTTGCCGCCGGTCGACTTGATCACCGTGACCGGCGCGCCGTCGTTGAGCTGCGCCAGGTCGGCCTTGGCCGACAAGACGATGAACAGCGGTGCGGCCAACGCGCCCAGCGCGATGGCGGCGAAATTGATGCGTCTCATGATGGTCGAGCTGAAAAAGCGGGTGCCTCCACCCTTGACCTTACCGTCAGGCGGGCCGCAGCGCATGAGACCGGCGTGAACCGGCCGTGAGGGCACCGTGAGAGGCTGGCGCAGGCCCATCACGCATCGCCGTCCCCGGCGAGCGTCAGCGCCGGCAGCGTGACCGAGATCGTCGTACCCGAGCCGATGGTGCTCGCGACCGCGATATCGCCGCCGTGGGCGCGCACGATGCTGCGCACCACCGCAAGCCCGAGTCCGGTGCCCTCGACCGATCGCGAATGGGCCGGGTCGGCGCGATAGAAGCGCTCGAAGATGTGCGGCAGAGAATCGGCGGGGATGCCAGGGCCCGTGTCCGCGACGTCGATGCGCGCGTGCGAGTTCTCGGCGCCCGTCGAAATCGTCACGCCGCCGGCGCTGGTGAACTTGATCGCGTTCTCGGTGAGATTCAACACCAGCTGGCGCAGCAGCCCCGGCTCGCCCAGCACGTAGGCGTCGCCGTCGTACTTAGTGTCGAGCGTCAAGCCTTTTTCCGCCGCGCGCTGACGCAGGGACGCGGCCACGTCGTTGACGATCGCGCGCAAGTTCAGGGGTTCGACGGCCAGCGTCGTACCGGTATCGGTCTTGGCCAGCGTCAGCATCGCATTGATGACGCGCGCCATCTGCGTGCTCTCGCTGCGGATGGCGGCGAGCGCATCTCGGCGCACCTGCTCGTCGCGATCGCCCCAACGCTCGAGCATCTGCGCGTTGGCGTTGATGACGGTCAGCGGCGTCTTGAGCTCGTGCGAGGCGTCCGAGATGAAACGCCGCTCGCGTGCGAACGCGGCTTCGAGGCGCGCGAGCATGTCGTCGAACTGCTGCGCAAGCCGGCCCAACTCGTCGCGCCGGCCTTGCCAGTTCAAGCGCTTGGCCAGATCCGTGCCGCCGATCTCCTGGACGGACTGCGAGATCTCATTGATCGGCCCGATCGCCGCGCGCGAAAGCCACACGCCGGACGCGATGATGAGCGCGACCGCGCCGAAGAAGCTCAGGATCAGAAAGGTAGCGAACGAGCCGAGCGTCTGATTGACGCTGAGCAGCGACTGCGCGACATACACCGTCGCGACCGGGCGGCCGTTATCGCTCACCACGTGCCAGTGCGCGAGCACCGGCCCGAGCGCGGTCTTGGCCGTGCCCCAATCGCCGGCCGCGATGCCCTCCATATGCCAGCGCCGATAACCGGTTGTCGGCAGATCGGCGTCGGCGAGATTACTGCTGCCGCCGATGCGCGCGCCGCTCGGGTTGAAGGCTTCGACGTACAGGCCTGGACCGGCAAACGCGTTCAGCTCGCTCTCTTGCGAAAGCAGTTCGACGACCGATGCGGAGCCGAAGAGCGGGTTGCCGGCGCGCGCATACGATTGCAGCGCCATCGACGCTCCCTCGACGCGTTGCGCTGCCGAGAGATACAACACGCGATACGCGCCGAGCATCACGACGACGGCGAACACCAGAAGCAGCACGGCGACGGCCGCGACGTACCAGACGGTCAGGCGCCAGCGCAGGCTTTCGAAGAACGGCGGCCTGCTCGCGCCCTCAGGCGCGGAGGGCGTAGCCGACACCCCGGATGGTCTGGATGAGCTTTTCATCGCTCGCGTCGTCGACTTTGTTGCGCAAGTAGCGGATGTAGACGTCGATCAGGTTCGATTCGCCCAGGAAATCCGAACCCCACACGCTGTTGAAGATCTCGTCGCGCGTGTGCACCTTGTTCGGATACATCATGAGGAATTCCAGCAGCGAGAACTCCTTGGCGGTCAGGCTGACGGCGCGTCCGTTGCGCGACACCTCGTGCGTGTCGCGGTTGAGCACAAGATCCTTGATCTCGAGCACGCGCTCGCCGGGTTCGCGCTCGCGCAGCTGCACGCGGATGCGCGCGAGCAGCTCCTCGATCGAGAACGGCTTGGCGAGATAGTCGTTGGCGCCCGTGTCCAGCCCGGTGACGCGATCGGGCACCGCATCTTTGGCGGTGAGCATGATGATCGGCACGGAAGAATGGCGCCGGACGCGCCGGCAGACCTCAAGGCCGTCGATGCGCGGCAGCAGCAGATCGAGGATGATCAGATCGGGACCTTTGAGCGCGCGCTCGATCGCGCTTGCGCCATCGCCGCAGACCTCGACCTCAAAGCCTTCATGCTCGAGCTCGAGACGCAGGACTTTGGCGATTTGGACGTCGTCCTCGACGACGAGGATCTTGCGCTTGGCCTGGTCGGCCGCGTGCGAAGGTAAGGATGAATGCGACATCGGTGCGGTGCTCCTGTCGTGTCCAGCGACTGGTGGTTAGCACTGCGACTCTCACATGCGTCGCCAGCTATAGTACGAGCATACTGCGGCAGCCGCGCATGCCACATTAAGCGGCCGTGAGAGCCTGCCTGCCTGCTCTGCCGGGAGCCGTCCAGGGCCGGCCGGAATGGGCCTGCCATGGCCACATTCGCGGCGATCGAGCTGGATGACTCGGTGCGCCAGGCGGCCCTCCGCGCGATCGAAGGGCTCGCCGCTGCCGGTGTTCCCGTGCGTTTCGAGCGCCCCGAGAAGCTGCACGTGACGCTCGCCTACCTCGGCGCCATTGAGGCGCCGCGCATCGAGGGGTTCGTCGGCGCTCTGAGCGCCGCGGCGGCGCATTGCTCGCCGTTCGAGATCGTGTTCGACCGCGTCGGCCCGTTTCCGGACGAGCGCCGGGCTCGCATCCTGGCGCTCGCCTGTTCGCAGACTCAACCGGGATTCGACGCCTGCGCCGCGACCGTCCGCGCGGAGTTCGAGAAGCTCGGCGCGCACTTCGATCAGCCGGCTCTCCCGCACATCACGCTGGCCAGGGCGAAACAGCCGCTGCGACCCCTGCAGCGCATCGAACAGCCGCCGCGCTGCGTTCTTGCAGTGCGCGAGCTCGCGCTCTTCGAAAGCATCCAGGAGGGTCCGACCACACGCTATGAGCGACGGTCCGTCGCCCGCCTTTCGGTCGAATAAATTCGACCGCTCCAGTCGGATAGATTCGACCGCCCCATGAGTCCCATGAGGAGACCGCACATGCGCCTTTTGCTATCGCCGGTCGCTCTGCTGATCGCCGGCGTCCTGGCCGCTGCACCGGCGGCGGCTGATACCACGCCGCCATCGCATGACATGAACTCGATGATGATGATGATGATGGCGCACCACATGACCAGCATTTCGGTGCAGGGCACGGGCCTGGTCGACTACACGCCCGACCAAGCGCACGTCACCCTGGGCGTCAACGGCGAAGCACCCAATGCAGCCGCCACCGCGTCAGATATTGCCGGCCGCGCGAACTCTGTCATCGCGGCGCTCAAAGGTTTGGGCATCGCAGATGCTGACATCACGACGAGCGGATACAATCTGTACTACCGTCAGGCGACCGACACTGTCAAAGCGGCGTTCGTCGCGTCCGAGACGATCGGCGTCAAGACGCCGATCGACAAAGCCGGCGCCGCTATCGACGCAGGTATCAAGGCCGGTGCGAACCAGACCTACGGGCTGACGTACGACACGACGCAGCGCGACGCGCTCTACAAGCAGGCCGTGCAGCGCGCGGTCAAGCAAGCGCACGACTTAGCCGAGGTCGCTGCGGCCGCGGCGGGCGTGAAATTGGGTTCGGTCATGACGATCACGGTCGGCAGCGGCATACCGATGCAATCGTATATGCCGATGGTTCGCACGCTCGCGATGACGCCGGCGGCCGCGCCGCCGCCGATCGCGCCGGGCACCGGCGTCATGAGCGCCTCGGTCCAGGTGACCTATTCGATCGCCACCCCGATGCATATGTAGCCGGCGCGAGAAACTTTCGCCTAGCCAGAAGCGTTATAAAGGAAGACGCTGAGCCGCGCAGCGCACCCCGCGCGGCGCAGCGTCCAAATGAAATCGAGGCGGACCACGGTCCGCCTCGAATCATTTTTCCCGCGTTGGGCGCCGCCGTCAGGCGGCCTTATGCTGCTTGGCGAGGGCGATCGCCCAGCCGCGCTCGGTGCGCTTGCGGACGAGATAGCCCTCGGGCGTCCGGTCGAAGACCTCAAAGCCGCTGGCGACTGCTTCGGCGAGTGTGTTGAAGACGAGTATTCCTTGCATGGGCCTTGCTCCAGTACGTTCCCCTCTACTTATTACGTCGTATGCCCGCGATTCGTTCACACCAGACGTCCCCGACGAAGGACCAGGCCGGACTATGATGCAGGTCACGTTTCGAGGGGCATGCGTCTAGGGGCGCGAACAACGCCGGTCAATGGCATCCGAAGCGCCGCTGCTGGAAACAGCCACCTTGATCAGCCGGGAGCAAGTCGCTCCCGGTTTTTGGTTCCTGGCCCTGCGCGGCCCGCGGATCGCCTCCCAGGCCCGCGCCGCCAGTTACATCGCGATCGACGTCCCTGGGGCTTTCTGCGTCCGGCTGCCGCTGGGCATCTGGACCGTGCGGGGCGACGAGTTCGGCGTGCTGTTCCGCGAGTGGGGCGATCGCACGCGCCGCTTGGCGCACCTGGCCGTCGGAACGGCCCTGTCCTGCATCGGTCCGCTGGGAAATCAGTTTAGCATCCCTGTCAAGGGGTCGAAAGCGCTGATCGCGTCCGGCGGCATCGGCATCGTGCCGTTCTGGCTCCTGGCCAGAGATCTGCAGACGGCGGGCGTCGAGGTGCGGGCGATCGTCGGCGCGCGCACCAAAGCGCATCTGGCGGGCGTCGCGCAACTGCGCGAGCTCGGGCTCGACGTCACAACGTGCACCGATGACGGCAGCGAAGGCGAGCGTGCGACCGCGGTCGATCTGGTCAAGCGCGCGTCGCCGGTGGACATCATCTACGGCTGCGGCCCGCCCGGCATGCTGCGCGCACTGAGCGAGCACGCAGCCGGCGCGCGCGTCGCCTGCGAGATATCTATGGAAGAGACCTTCGGCTGCTCGATGGGCACCTGCTGGGGCTGCGTCGTGCCCGTGCGCCGCGGCAGCCCGCAAGGCTCCGGGTATCCCCCGGCCCCGCGCGACTCGCGCGCCTACGACTTCGCGCGCGTCTGCACCGACGGCACCGTGTTCCCTGCTGCAGACGTGCTGTGGCTGGAGTCCTCGGCATGAGCCTGGGCAATGGCGCGCGCTCATCCCCCGATCTGAGCGTCGACATCGGCCGGCTGCGCCTTGCCAATCCGACGATCGCCGCCAGCGGCTGCTACAATCGCGGCGCCGAATTCTCGCGCATCGTCGACATCAGCGCCTATGGCGCGATAACGCTCAAGAGCGTGACGCGCGAGCCGCGCCTCGGGAACGCGATGCCGCGGATCGCCCTGACGCCGGCCGGCATGCTCAACGCCATCGGATTGGAAGGCCCCGGCATCGAGCACTTCGTCAAGCACGAAGCGCCCAATCTTCCCGGCGTGCCCACGGTCGTCATCGCCAGCGCCGCCGGCTTCTCGGTCGGCGAGTTCGTCGATGTCGCCGCCGCCATGGACGGATTGCCGGGCATCGCTGCGATCGAGCTCGACGTCTCGTGCCCGAACGTCGACAGCGAGGGTGAGTGCTTCGCGGTCGATCCGCGCGCGACCGACGCCGTGGTCGCGGCGGTGAAGCGGCGCGTCAAGCTGCCCGTGATCGCCAAGCTCACGCCCAACGTCGCCGACATCCGCCCGATCGCGCGCGCCGCCGAGGAGGCGGGCGCCGACGCGATCTCGCTCATCAACTCGCTGCGCGGGATGGCGATCGACGTCGAACGGACGCGCCCCGCGCTCGCCAATTTCACCGGCGGCCTCACCGGCCCGGCGATCCGGCCGGTCGCCGTGTATCAGGTATGGGAGGTCGCGCAGACGGTGCGCATCCCGATCATCGGCATGGGCGGCATCGAGAACGGCCGCGATGCGCTCGAGATGATGTTGGCCGGCGCCTCCGCGGTCGCGATCGGCACAGCCAATTTCCGCGACCCCGAGGTGCCGGTCCGCGTGCGCGACGCCATTTCGGAGGAGGCTGCCAAGCGCGGGTTTGCGAGCGTGCGCGCGCTGACGGGCTTGGCGAACCCTGGCTTTGCGCGCACCCGCTGGCCGGCCGACCGGCGGCCGGAGCACGTGCAGGTGAGACGATGACCGAACTGATCGTGGCGCTTGACGAAGCGACGTTTGACGGCGCGAAGGCCGTGGTCGAGAAGACCAGTGCCGTGGCGCGCTGGTACAAAGTCGGCTATCAGGCCTTCTACGGATACGGCGACCGGATCATCGAGTTTCTCCACCAACGCGGCCTCTCGCTGTTCTTGGATCTCAAGCTCTTCGACATCCCGAACACGGTGGCGGCTGGTATCCGATCGCTCGCGCGCTACCGGCCGCAGCTGCTGACGGTCCACTCAGGCGGCGGTCCCGACATGCTCGCCGCCGCGGCGCA includes the following:
- a CDS encoding dihydroorotate dehydrogenase, whose product is MSLGNGARSSPDLSVDIGRLRLANPTIAASGCYNRGAEFSRIVDISAYGAITLKSVTREPRLGNAMPRIALTPAGMLNAIGLEGPGIEHFVKHEAPNLPGVPTVVIASAAGFSVGEFVDVAAAMDGLPGIAAIELDVSCPNVDSEGECFAVDPRATDAVVAAVKRRVKLPVIAKLTPNVADIRPIARAAEEAGADAISLINSLRGMAIDVERTRPALANFTGGLTGPAIRPVAVYQVWEVAQTVRIPIIGMGGIENGRDALEMMLAGASAVAIGTANFRDPEVPVRVRDAISEEAAKRGFASVRALTGLANPGFARTRWPADRRPEHVQVRR
- the thpR gene encoding RNA 2',3'-cyclic phosphodiesterase produces the protein MATFAAIELDDSVRQAALRAIEGLAAAGVPVRFERPEKLHVTLAYLGAIEAPRIEGFVGALSAAAAHCSPFEIVFDRVGPFPDERRARILALACSQTQPGFDACAATVRAEFEKLGAHFDQPALPHITLARAKQPLRPLQRIEQPPRCVLAVRELALFESIQEGPTTRYERRSVARLSVE
- a CDS encoding SIMPL domain-containing protein (The SIMPL domain is named for its presence in mouse protein SIMPL (signalling molecule that associates with mouse pelle-like kinase). Bacterial member BP26, from Brucella, was shown to assemble into a channel-like structure, while YggE from E. coli has been associated with resistance to oxidative stress.) translates to MRLLLSPVALLIAGVLAAAPAAADTTPPSHDMNSMMMMMMAHHMTSISVQGTGLVDYTPDQAHVTLGVNGEAPNAAATASDIAGRANSVIAALKGLGIADADITTSGYNLYYRQATDTVKAAFVASETIGVKTPIDKAGAAIDAGIKAGANQTYGLTYDTTQRDALYKQAVQRAVKQAHDLAEVAAAAAGVKLGSVMTITVGSGIPMQSYMPMVRTLAMTPAAAPPPIAPGTGVMSASVQVTYSIATPMHM
- a CDS encoding HAMP domain-containing sensor histidine kinase produces the protein MKSSSRPSGVSATPSAPEGASRPPFFESLRWRLTVWYVAAVAVLLLVFAVVVMLGAYRVLYLSAAQRVEGASMALQSYARAGNPLFGSASVVELLSQESELNAFAGPGLYVEAFNPSGARIGGSSNLADADLPTTGYRRWHMEGIAAGDWGTAKTALGPVLAHWHVVSDNGRPVATVYVAQSLLSVNQTLGSFATFLILSFFGAVALIIASGVWLSRAAIGPINEISQSVQEIGGTDLAKRLNWQGRRDELGRLAQQFDDMLARLEAAFARERRFISDASHELKTPLTVINANAQMLERWGDRDEQVRRDALAAIRSESTQMARVINAMLTLAKTDTGTTLAVEPLNLRAIVNDVAASLRQRAAEKGLTLDTKYDGDAYVLGEPGLLRQLVLNLTENAIKFTSAGGVTISTGAENSHARIDVADTGPGIPADSLPHIFERFYRADPAHSRSVEGTGLGLAVVRSIVRAHGGDIAVASTIGSGTTISVTLPALTLAGDGDA
- a CDS encoding response regulator transcription factor; this translates as MSHSSLPSHAADQAKRKILVVEDDVQIAKVLRLELEHEGFEVEVCGDGASAIERALKGPDLIILDLLLPRIDGLEVCRRVRRHSSVPIIMLTAKDAVPDRVTGLDTGANDYLAKPFSIEELLARIRVQLREREPGERVLEIKDLVLNRDTHEVSRNGRAVSLTAKEFSLLEFLMMYPNKVHTRDEIFNSVWGSDFLGESNLIDVYIRYLRNKVDDASDEKLIQTIRGVGYALRA
- a CDS encoding PDZ domain-containing protein, which encodes MLRIIGAALAIAIIGIVALTSLGPLPAAGDGAAPSFVPQLAPTPSSPTPVQTALPNPISRPDDAHGITQTTAPFASPTGFSPAPVPPALWLSGSSSFTVPCDLHGDRIFVSVVVDGKPETFLLDSSAPFSTIDPAAAPSKDVPINLSTLQIGELRFNRLRAGVTRVSAGSLMYLGKAADGVLGQELFSRYAVRIDYRPCSITVLRDAQAAAGASPPSNARTFPLRMVKGQPQMDVRFNGGASAALVADTGSDAEADVSSDFVESNKLVFVASVPELRRWLPSGQLSGVTGRAASLSLGMIVLDRPLVGVFAADNRTAATGYLGNGFLDDFSLLFDEPVGQLTLTPVPDARRFTYDRSGAWLILRGGAVTVKSVLPESPAGQIALQPGDRIVAVNGQAAADLDVVRALLAGPAGTTVVLTYERGGKQHSGSIELKTLL